The Antechinus flavipes isolate AdamAnt ecotype Samford, QLD, Australia chromosome X, AdamAnt_v2, whole genome shotgun sequence DNA window TACATCTGATTCTACATATTCTTCTAAAAATCCCTCCTTTAAACTGTCCTATTTCTAAATTTAGAACTTTTATAAATTATAGacatatattcttccctcttaaATCCACATATATTAATGAGAATAAGATACTACACAAGTCTTCCACTCACCTGTTTTCACTGTTTTTAGAGTCATCATACTTCCAATTTAGCTTCCTTATCCAAAAgtttaatttttcagaattattcTTTCATGTTCATCTCAATCCCAAGTAGTCTATACATAAACTTTCAAATTATTCAAGTATTGATAACATTCTTGATAACACAAATAACATGAATTTGATATTTTTGGGTCCCTTTATGATTAAGTCATCTCATTTCTCTTGTTATATTTTCTATCATGATCCAATCTTTTTGTCATAAATAGAAAtggcttcttaaattttattttctaagtatGAACACAGCTCCTCTCCATCCCTGTAATAGCTAACTAgtgggttcttttttcttttcttattataatCAAGTTATAATCAAGACTGCAGATAAAAGTGATACTACAGGCTTCAGGTTTTTCATGTTGATTTTCTCAGCACTATCTGGGGGCAATATGTCCCTGCACAATGATATCCAAACTACATACTCTCATGATAAAACCTCTTGTTCCCTCCATGGCTATAAACTGCTCTCTGCTTTAACCTGAAATCAAAATCCAGGACACCATCCTCTATTCCCAAGCagcattgaatttcttttttgcctttcataCTAAGAACATAATATTCTATTAGTGAGATTTTACCAGactttattaagaaaattttacatttgaaatattctttaaaagaataaataagatattagtagAGGGATATTAGATTTCAACTTATCTCTTTTGAATCATTTACAAAATttctttatatgtgtattttgttttgtatttaaaataaaacttaaatgaaaatttCTCATATGATAGTTTATTTGGACTGTTTATTGTTAGATCATTTGCTAGGAAACCAATCATCTTGTGATGTCATAGCTATGTAACTAGAGCACCATTATGTTGTTCTAGAACTGTTTTATCCAAGTTCACTGTTAGTGGCAGTTGAATCTACTTGATGCCAAGTGGCAGGTGGTTAAACATGAACACTGATTACTAATAATGGCTGAGAAAAGTAATCAGAAAAATATAGAAGGATTCGAAATGGCACTTTCTTTATCAGAAACTCAAGATCTCTCTCCTCAAGATGGAACTATTGGCTCAGAAATGTGCATTAGTTCgatattttcttcatctactcCAGTATGTGAGCAGACATCAGCTGGTGATTCTGATTTGAGGTCTCtgattgaagaaaatgcttttcAGGCTTTAACTGAGAGACCTTTGATAAAAAGACCACGCTTCACATTGTGTGATGTAGGCTCAGTAGAAGAtaatgattttctctctctcacttttccaAAAAAGCTTTGGAAAATAGTAGAAAGTGAACAATTTAAGTCAATTTGGTGGGATAGTGATGGGACTTGTGTAGTGATTGAtgaagaactctttaaaaaagaagttttagAAAGAAAGGGCCCTTTCAGAATATTTGAAACAGATTGTATGAAAAGCTTCATTCGACAGCTTAATCTTTATGGCTTTAGTAAAATGAGACAGGATTTTCAAAGATCTGCTTCTCTTGCTGATTTTttagcagaagaaaaagaagtatctGTTTTAAGcaaggtaaataaaaataattttaattctctataattgtaaatgtaaagatTTATACAATTAAGTAATTTTTCTAGTAAGAtttttattatgctcattttagaAGTTCTCTTTATTGTTAAGTATAATTAATAATTGTAACTACCTGTCATTTCAATatccttaaattttgttttagaattaGGTGCTTTTATATAACAACATATTAATCAGAAAATTAGGTATagttaaaaacataataaaagttTTGTATCCTATATATTAATTGTATCTTTAATAACTCAATGATTTgtcaatttttgtcattttatctatTCATATAAACATGTAGTAgtaattctttagtttctttcagagtgaatgtaatcttaatttgaattttttttaattgtccttaaactctaaagataattttatttacaaaaaagacTAGTGATATTTTTTGCTATAAGCTAAGTCACTATATGATTTGTAAATgtggaaataactttttttttttctttctttttagttacAGTTCTACCATAATCCTAATTTTAAAAGAGGCTACCCTCACCTTCTCGTAAGGATGAAGAGAAGAGTGGGCATTAAAAATGCATCTCCAGTTCCTTTCTCATTAGACCAAGATTTCAGTAAGAGTTGCCTTAAAGTAGGGGGTAATTTAGATAGTCAGAAATCTGACTTAGTTGCTGAGTCTAGTGGGAAGAATGTATTTTCTACATCTACAAATTCAAATGTGCAAAAATCTATGCTGAGGAAGCTTGCCACTACTAAGAAACTTACTAGTACAACTACCCGAATCAGAAGTGGTTTTTCTACCCCACCAGCAGCTTCTGTGAGACCATCAGAACATATTGTTGCAGATCAAAATGCTAGGCTTAACCAGTTGACTCCTTTTCATCTACCCCAACATAGCACCCATACTCAAGTGAATACTCATGATATAGATTCCACTACAACTACATCTGCCACTTCTCTCTATAGGGTTATACCTCCTGTTCAGAACAGTCCTTTTGGGCCTATGATGGGACTTCCTACTTTTCCAGCAATGTATCCTGATTTGCCAGCTATGCAGGCTCATTTAGCTAGTCTGCTGCCATTTTGTAACCCATGGTTCTCAATGCCTATGATAGCTGCTGCCTCAGCTATTTCAATGTCTAGATCTTCCCATCACCGGACCCCTTCTTATCACCATTGCCCTAATTGTAATTGTTCTTCAAGCAATGTTCCATCTACCAAAGGGGCTCCTAAGGGTAACGAATATGCAGGATACCAAAGAtaaatcttttttcaaaaaaaattgctgattgctgaaaaaaattatgtaatccTGCAAGTATTTTATGACGAATAAAGTTAATTGTtcgttttggtttttttttttctttctagttgcaTCCTACATTACTTAATTATGTTGATCTAAGATTAATTTTGCAAAAGGAGGTTTAAAACTAAGATTGTTTATATAATTTGATCGTAATTGTTAAAGAAATATTCCATCTATCAAAGGGGCTCCTAAGAGTAACAAATATGCAGGATACCAaagataaatcttaaacaaaaaaCGCtgattgctaaaaaaaaattatgtaatatcCTGCAAGTATTTTATGACAAATAAAGTTAATTGTTTCGGGTTTTCTTTCTAGGAGTATTCTAATTATATTGATCTAAGATTAATTAGCAAAGAAAAGGCTTAACACTAAGACTGTTATATAACttgaaatttcaatttcaatttttttcaaattcaatttttcaaAAGCAAGTAAATTCTTACCCATAAATTCCTGAaatatgattgctatttacaaattaaaggaaaatatttttgaaatgttaTAATACtggatgtttttgttttaaataagcaGACATTACTCGTTTTTCAAAAGGCTTTTTCACACCTAAAAAAGATTTCAATTCAACTGGAAGACAAAAATTGATGAATTTTTTGAATTTGGGAGATAGTTGCCAATAAGGTGACATTAAATCAGGCACTATTATGTGAAAGGAAACAAGCAAATCAGACTAAAAGGTCCAGTGTTAAGGTTAATGAACTTTTAGGTTGATATGTGTATAAATTTTTGTGAATACTCAACTTCAAATCCTCCTTAAAGCTTATTTTTCTAATAAGCTAATAAGTCAAGCCTAAGTTGTTGAGAACCACCCATGAGAAACCACCTCAGACACTGCATAACTTGCGCTTCATAAGTCTCTTTCACATTCACATCTCAAATATATCCTAACCAAGCTTAGGAAATAGAGGGAACAAAAATGTcatcttaaaaacattttttaaagggaattcatatttttctgttaTTAGTACTTAACTGCCACTCTTATTGATAATAAACCTAAATAGAAAGGGGTTGATTTAAACGAGTTGAGCCAGAAACAAAACCTGATTATCCTAACAAACTTTATTATATAATGAAAGGAATATCAAAGGTGACCCATCAGACTTATGTCTCATGTTGACTCTTTGCTAATCAGGTTGTTGCAACAAAAAAGCAGATGTGTATATGTGGTGTTGCAACAAAAAAGCAGATGTGTATATGTGGTATCAGCAGTTTTCCCTGTTCATAAAAGTTTTGTCTTCTACCATTATATTTTTTGGTTTCTATGGAttctatagcaaaaaaaaaatctctaaaggtGATAAGAAGGttcaagttttcatttttgaaagagcacacaaaatgaggaaaattttaaagtttaaagaaaacTAAAGGCAGGCAAAAAGTCAATAACCAGTAAAACCATGAAAAACAGGGATCAATTtgttgaaataaatgaaaaaaattatttattatatttattaaatacccctTTATTATATGCCATGTACTAGCAATGTATTGGCATTGGAAATATATTGGCACAAAATATATGAAACATTGTcaaacttacattctatcagagaTGTGGGAATCAATAGGAATATAACAATGGGAATATAACAAatacataaaagtaaaataagattCTGGACAATTTCCATACATTTCCCTATCTTATCCACAATTTTGAGGCTTTTTGTCTAGCAGCCAGTTACAAAACAATACTaccaaatacataaaaaatagaaatataaccAGTTGGTGGCCACTGTGGGGCAGAATTTGgccatttattcatttactaaCTCTTTAGAATcagctaacttttaaaaatactgttttgaGGTCTACAAAGGTTTAAgatttatatcatttaattttcataacttttaAATACCTCTTTGTAAAAGTAATTGATTAGCCACATCAACATGActgtaaaaatgagataaatCTTAAATCTTTGCAGGAGGAGACAATTTCTAATTCTGTAATAGCAGGATGAAAATTAGTATAAGTTGCCAGAGATCAACTTCTAATCTTAACTGTGTGCTAATCAATGAGAATCTTTAAAGATCCATTCTGCATTGTGATGTTCCCTCTATTTCAATATATCACTGTAGCTTGcataaacaaagagaaattttaaaagggaagctGCAGATAtaaattttctgaaaaaatacTTAACTATAAGGGTTGTTCAAAGAACAAAgtaaattattgatttttattttaacaaatttttctataaatatttcatacATAATCTTGGGGTAGAAATGGGAACTATAATTGTGTTTCTAACTCTAACCCTAATCTTTATACTTTTTGTATACCAGGTTCCTCataccatttttttcccttttctccccttacTCAAATTTCTAAAGTTCATTCCTAACTTTTTAGTGTACTGGCCTGTATGTTGCCTGGTCTGAATTTTTAAGGAATATAAGTTGGAATtctaattagagaaatagaagggTTATCAAGCCCTGCTTTGaactttcttgatttttccaaatatcaGCTAAATATGTAAAAGTCATATAGGGTAATAATTGGTAACAGTATGGTTCTTAATAAGTCAGGGAAAAATATGGCTTATGAGAAAATATTCTGCAAGCTCTAAGCAATGAAAATACAACAACAAGAATCTCTGTTGGCAGAAGAGTCGGCAGTGGTCTCAGGGGCaaaaaaagacataagaaaaaaatggagcaaaACGGGCAAATTAGAAATAAAGCCACATATATGGACACAAGGTTTCACATTAAGAGAATATCTAGAGGGGACCACTGACATTGGTTTAAGTGAAAGtttcagaaaataaatacaaggcaatCTGAAATCGAGGCAGCTATCTGATATGATCACCTTGCAGCACAGCTTTGTGAAACTTTTCCACATTACAATCTTTTCCAATGAATGGTATGATGGTAACACCTAATCCTAAATGAAATATCTCAGTGCAATACACTTAAGAAATAAAGCCAAGAAGCTTTCAGAACGCAATCATTGATTGCATtttcagaactctatccatttgGTACTTTTGTTAGATCTTTAAATGATACTAGATCTCAGGCCTTCTTCTGATTCAACCAATCCTAGGAGCCCAGAGATCATTCATAACTTTTGTGGttttattagaaaattaaaaggacaCACAGGGAAAATGGGAGGTCATAATTTTCCAACAAAAGATGCAAACTAATGGTAGCCTCCTTTCATGTAAACTGTGTGTAGAGAGGGTGTGTGTTTGAACAAAGGAAGAGTCCAAAAAATCCTTTGTGATTTTCCACCATTTACTCCCCAAACCAAGATGATTGTCCCAAAAGAGAACAAGGGGGTGGGGAGGTGCCAGGTGGGGCTCACTCAGCCTCACTGAAGCGGGTCAGCATGGTCTTGTGCAGAGTTCCCTTGTATGACTCAGATGAAGTGATGCTGTAAGAGCTGCCCCGAGAGCCAAGGCCAGAGCCCCTAACCCTTGTCTGGGCCTGaggatacagaagaaaaaaaaatagtaagaataATTCCCCAAAACAAGTTCAATGCAGCTAATTACTAATAAGAATAGATAGGAGCCCAAGAAgcaaaaaaaacaagataaaggTCTCACCTCAATGGGGGTGATGATGCCCTGTTTCTTACGGCCTAATCCACTACCTTCTTTCCATCCCATGGCTTGCAGCATGCGACTACCAATACTGTTGCTACTCAGCCCATCTTGAGCTGATTGTTCAAGGCCCCTACaacatgaaatggaaagaaaaaaaaaaaaaagtgagttccTGAACTTGAATTCACCTTATCCAAGCCCTCAATGCCAAATTCAGAACTCACAAAGAAGTGGCAACCATggttccaaatttcttctttttgggTTCTGGAGGCTCAGGAATGCCATACTTTTCACGACGTTCTGCTGCTCGGTCCCGATATTTCATCTTttgatagaagagaaaaagttaTCAGAGAACATGAGaacaaagagaggaaataaacattaaaaaatatatattatgacaGAAATAGTCTGACCTCCATATCATTCTTCTCCAGTGCCTCTAGTTCATTTTCAGACAGGTGGGCACGCCGATGAATCTCTAAGTTTTGCTAAGGGAAGAGAAATATGATAGTATGAGGTTCATAATACAGATTTCCCCTCAAATCTAGCTACCCCCATTTATCTTAGATTCCTCATCTTCTATACCTTGTGTAATCCAGAAAGTTGCTGGTGGCGAATCAGAGCCTCCTTACTAGGGAATTGGCGTCGGCAAAGAAGGCAAGCTAGCTTCTGCCAGTCTGTGAGCCTCTCCTCCCTTTCAGTACTCCTCTCAATCTCCTCCTCACTGTCGCTTTCTCCACTATATGCAGCCACTAGTCCCCGGGGTGGACTCTATAGATTATGAGTAACATCAATAACTGAGcatcaagaaagaaaattttctttgagCCCTAAAAATTCATGAACTCACCAGGCGCTCATCACTGGTAAGTTTTGGGAGCTCCACAGTGGCATGCTGTCTCTCAGCAAGTGTACCCTAAATAAATAAGGGAGACGGTTTATTCttgggcaaaaataaaataaaaaggaagaataatcGCAATAACAAGAAAGTTAAACAAAGAATAGATAGCTAAAAGTACCTTCTTCTCAAGGATAGCATAACCAGCATCAGCAGTAGCGGATTCACGCCGCTCATCCTCCCGTAGGGCACTCACAGGCTGGAAGCTATTTTTGAAGTTTTCCTTCTGCTTGTTGAGGCTGCGGGCCCAGCGTTCCATATCCTTTGCAATCTGAAAGGATTACGGAGTTAGAGGGATGATAAGTTGTTAAAACATAGAAACTGTATGGCTCCAATGATTTAGACCGGAATACCTATTTGATTATTAATGGTTCTCTAGTCATTATATCATACTGCCTCTCACAGATACTTTCAACTATTAGAAATATCCATCCAATCAATgtacattcatttattcattagttCTTCTGATGATTCAttcctgttttcattttttttcattcatttacacAGAGTAATGTAAATCTATTCTCAAAATGTTAAACGAGAGAATTCACCTGTTGTGCTGTCTTGGTCTTGtgcttctccttcttctccttagtttctttcaaacTGATCCCTGTATCTTTGTGCCCATCAGCTACTTGCTCTAGAGCAGGTACATAGGTGCGCCTTTCTCCATCCCAGTATAGATAATGCTGAGATTGAGCATTATAATAATActagatatggaaaaaaaaatctgaattcaaactaAGTTTCCTAGCTAAAACAATGTAACAAGATAAAGTATTAGGGTTAAGCTAAGTCCCCACCTGAGAGTTGGCATCATAGTAGAGTCCAGTCTGAGGATCATAATAGTAGCCTGAAGTCTCATCATATTGGTAGGTAGAAACATCAGGGACagctaaagaaaaagaaggaaaagtaaaagtTCCAAGATCCTTTTCCCAATAGAACCTAAGATCTTAAATGCTTAAGTGAAGATATAAGGAATAATAATATACTCTAGGTAATAAAATGCTTGATAAATAGTTGTTTAAATAAACTACACTCCCACATGAAACTCACGGTATTGGCCATAGGAATCCTGAACAGAGGGACTGGCAGTAGCTGATGATGCAGAATTAATTGGAGCTGAGCTC harbors:
- the LOC127542704 gene encoding heat shock transcription factor, Y-linked-like, which encodes MAEKSNQKNIEGFEMALSLSETQDLSPQDGTIGSEMCISSIFSSSTPVCEQTSAGDSDLRSLIEENAFQALTERPLIKRPRFTLCDVGSVEDNDFLSLTFPKKLWKIVESEQFKSIWWDSDGTCVVIDEELFKKEVLERKGPFRIFETDCMKSFIRQLNLYGFSKMRQDFQRSASLADFLAEEKEVSVLSKLQFYHNPNFKRGYPHLLVRMKRRVGIKNASPVPFSLDQDFSKSCLKVGGNLDSQKSDLVAESSGKNVFSTSTNSNVQKSMLRKLATTKKLTSTTTRIRSGFSTPPAASVRPSEHIVADQNARLNQLTPFHLPQHSTHTQVNTHDIDSTTTTSATSLYRVIPPVQNSPFGPMMGLPTFPAMYPDLPAMQAHLASLLPFCNPWFSMPMIAAASAISMSRSSHHRTPSYHHCPNCNCSSSNVPSTKGAPKGNEYAGYQR